Within Dehalococcoidia bacterium, the genomic segment CAGAACAACACGGGCGTCATCCTGCAGGGCCCGGCGCTGTGGAACACCGCCAGCCTGAGCCAGGCCAACGTCGCCTTCGCGGCCGGCACGCAGAACAACACCGGCGTGATCGTCCAGGGCCACTAAGTCCGTTACGGCAACCGGCGACACACACGCGGATATGCGCCACGAACGGCGCACAAAGATACAGGGGAGGGAAAACACCATGGGCTTCAGCAACTACGCGACCCTGAGCCAGCTCAACGCCGCCGTCTTCGCGGGCGTGCAGAACAACACGGGTGTGATCGTGCAGGGCCCGGCCCTGTTCAACACCGCGCACCTGAGCCAGGCCAACGTCGCCTTCGCGGCCGGCACGCAGAACAACACGGGTGTGATCGTCCAGGGCCACTAAGCCCGTTCGACGGCCAGCCGCACTCCACAAACGAATTCGCGCCACCGGCGCACAGTGAACAAACAGGGGAGGAATCACCATGGGTATCAGCAACTACGCGACCCTGAGCCAGCTCAACCTCGCGGCCTTCGCCGGCGTGCAGAACAACACGGGCGTCATCCTGCAGGGCCCGGCGCTGTGGAACACCGCCAGCCTGAGCCAGGCCAACGTCGCCTTCGCGGCCGGCACGCAGAACAACACCGGCGTGATCGTCCAGGGCCACTAAGTCCATCCCACGGCAGGCGGCGGGCCGGAAGCTGAACCATCCGGTCCGCCGCGCCGTTCCCAATCAGATTTCACAGCGAGGAGGTGCGCCCATGCTGCGTTGCACGCTTTGTCACTTCGATTGTCCGTTGGACGACGTAGTCGTCATGCGCGGCGATCGCGGCTGCATCTGCCTGGGCTGCTTCTCGCGCGAGACGGGAACGGCGCTGCGCATGCCGAAGCCGCTCCGGCGGCAGCTCCAGGCCGCTCTGGCCGAACTCGACGCCGTCTAGAATCCAGTTCCGGGAGAATGCTTCTGCGAACTTAACCCCTTCAGGGAGGTGCACCATGGGTCCAGTCGTCGTTCTGAACAACGTGGGCAGCCCGGTCATCGGTGTTGCCGTGGCCACCATCACGCAGCTCAACATCGCCGGCCTGTACGCGGGCTCGCAGTCGAACGCCGCGATCGCGGTGCTCAACGGCATCCGCTTCTAAGACATGGTTCCAAAACCCGCTGGTCGGTGAACGGGGTGAATGCACACCGTGGGCCGGATGCGGGTTTTGGAACCATCTGCAAAGACCGCTCGCAACGAAGGTCCCGCCCGCCGCGCCCCGATGTCGGGCGCCGGCGGGCGGGGCGCGCAGGAGGCCGATCATGCGTCGCACGCGCACCCTTGTGGCGGGGCTCGCCACACTGCTGCTCGGATTGGGCGCGCTCGCCTGCACGCCGGCACGGGCCGACATGGATCCGGGCGCCCAGGCGTACTATGTCGTGGTGCTGCCGGCGGACGCGGGCAGCGGCAACAGCAGCAACACTATGCAGATCGTCCAGGTCAACGGCGACAGCAACACGCAGGTGCAGATCAACGGCGGCACGGCGACCGTGGGCTGCACGCGCTACAGTAGCTACGACGACGCCAGCGCGGCGGCGAGCCTCGCGCACGCCGACGCCAACTGGAGCGTCGTGCTGGCGCCGGACGCGCTGCACGCCGTGCTGGCGGCGAGCGGCGTCTCGCCGGACGTGGCCAGCTGGATGCCCGCCCTCGCCGACGCGGACATCTGCACCCCGGACGCGGGCTAAGCGACGCTCGCAGGAGCTGCGCAATGAGCTTCTCATCGTCGGGAAGTGACTGGCTGGAGCAGATCCTGCGCCAGGCGCAGGCGGCCGCTTCAGGCGTCGCCGCCGGCGGACCGGGCATCTCGCTCTCGCTCTCGCTCTCCGGCAACCGCCGCGTCACGGCGCGGGTGCGCGTCAGTGACGCGGCGGGGCGGGGACAGGCCGGTGTGCACGTGGATGGGCAGATTCGCATCGACGCTTCCGGCGTGGTCCGCTCGCTCCGCTTTCCGCCGACCGATGCGGCCGGCTGGACGGAAGTGAGCGCCGAGCTGGCGGGCGAGGCGGGCAGCCGCTGCACCTGCACGGTGGCAGTACGAGCCGGCGGCAGCGTGATGCAGGCGCGGCAAACGCTCGTCTGCTGACCCGCCGGCGGCCCCGATCCACGCCTGGCGGTCGCCGAAGTGTGGCCCGCCGCACACGCGCGTCGTGAAGGCGCTCACCGCTTCGCGCGCCTCTTGGCCGCCTTCTGCGGTCGTGATCGTCATCGGTCGGGCATCGGGCAGCGCACAGCGCCGTCCCGCGCCCACGGTTGATACTGTCATCACAGGGGACAGCGGCCGCGAGCCGCGGCCGAAGAGGAGGCAACGATGACGATCAATGTGACGGGCAACAACGACACGGTGATCATCCTGAACCAGACGAACATCGCCTTCGGGTCGGTGGGCAGCCAGAGCAACACGGCGTTCATCGGGACCGGTGCGCTGGGCGGCGTTGCGGCCCCCAACCTGAACCCGGCGGCCTACGGTGTGGCCGCTCAGCCGCCGTCGATCGTGCCCCAGCCGCAGGTGTGGAACCCCTTCGGCAGCGGCGTGGTGCTGATGCACTAAGCCGCGGTGCGGAAGCAAACGACGGCCCGCACCGCGATCGTGGTGCGGGCCGCTTGTGTGTCTCCACGCAACGCACAGCGCGCGAGTCGGCAGGGCACCGGCGACCGGTGCACGAATCCGCGGTAAGCTATCGTTTGCGTGGGTGTGAGGCGATCTGTCTTGGCCCATCTCTTCGCGATCCCGACCATGCGACGAAACGCCGGCAGCGGGCGCCCGTTCGGCGGACGCCTGCTGCCGGCGCTCCTGCTCGCCCTCTGTGCGCTGCTGGGGCCGGCCCGCGCCGCCCGCGGCGCCCAGGCGGCAGCGGGCACGCCGGTGACGTACAGCGCCGGTTGGAACCTGGTGGCGCTGCCTTCCGGGACCGTCCTGCCGGCGAGCGTCGGTCCTGCCTACTCGCTTACGGCAGACGGCAACGCCTACGAGCAGGTGGCGAACGGCGGCGCCGTCGGCGGTCGGGCGCTTTGGATCTTCTTCCCGCAGGACACGACGCTGACGCTTGACCGCAGCGCCGCAGAGACGAGCCGCACCGTGGCGCCGCCCGGCCAGCACGCGCTGGTCGGCAACCCGAGCAGCGACGCCACGCTCGACATCAGCGGCGCCGACGCCGCGTACAGCTTCGATCCGCAGCAGGGCTGGGAGGCCGTGACCTCGCTGGAGCCGGGCCGCGGCGCACTGGTGCAGGTCGGCGCGGCGGGCAGCGTGACGCTTGGCAAAGTGACGGGCGATGCGCTTGATGCGACGCTGAACCAGCTCCAGAACACGCTGAGCGACGCGCCCACCGACCGTGACGCCGTCGAAGGCGTGGCGCGCGTGGCGGGCGAATTGCTGCGCAGCCGCCAGTACGCACGCGTGCAGGCGCTGCTCGACGACATGCGCCGGACACAAGAGGAGGGGCTGCGCCGCACCGGCAGCGCCCCACTGCCGGCGCTTTCCGCGAACGAGCAGCGCGCCGTCGTTACCGTGCGAGAGAACGTGGCCGCGGCGCGCGATGCCACAGACGCCGGCTCGGTGGCGGCGGCCGACGCCGCGATCGAGCAGGCTCGAACGGCGGCGCAGGCGGCCAGCGATGAAGCGGTCGCCGTGGCCCGCGGCGGCGATGCCGCGCCGGCGTCGCTGAGCTGGGAGGCCGCCGGCCAGTCCGCACCGAATACCGGTCTCGCGGCCGCGGGCGCCTTGCTGCGCGGCACCTTGCTGCTGACCGGCCTGGGTACACCGCCGTCGGATATGGTCTGGACGCTCGTGAGCACGCTCAGCAGCGGCGGCGCCTGCCAGGTCACGCCGGCCGCGTTCACCCTGGACGGCGAAGAGCAGCGCATGCTTGCGCTGGTCAACCAGTTGCGCGCGGCGCACGGCCTGGCGCCGCTGCAGCTCTCCGCGAACCTCGAACGCACCGCGGCCTGGAAGGCGCACGACATGGTCACGCGGCAGTCGTACGGGCACGAGGACGGCTTCGGCTCGCTGGTCGCCCGCTTCGACGCCTGCGGCTATCCGGCCGGAGAGGCGGCGATCGCCGAGAATCTCAACGGCGGCCAGCCCGGCGCCGACGCGGTCTTCGCCGACTGGCAGAGCGACTCCAGCCATCTCGGCAACCTGCTCGGGCCGGACTACGTCGTCGCCGGCATCAAGCGCGCCCCGGCCGCGTCCAACGGCGGCACCTATAGCTGGGTTTGGGTGATGGAGTTCGGCAGCGCCGTGGACACGCTGCTGCCGAACCCCTGATCGCCGCCCCTCGTTCCCCTCGTAGCGGCACCACCCTCCGTGTGGCGTCGCGCTGGACGCAACGCGGAGCGCGTCGTACGGTAAAAATCGGCGCCGAGAAGGCGCCGGCGCGTCGGCCGGTCCGGCGGGCGCGAGGGGAGGTTTCGCGCATGCCAGCGGTGCTCGCCATCACGCCGGAGGAGCGGCCGGTCTTCGCGTTCATCGCGGCGCGCAGTATTCCCATCTGCGCGAAGGGCACGCGGGAGCAGCAGGAGGTCGCGGAGCGGCTGGTCTACATCTCCCGCGCCCTGGACGACGCGCCCCCCGGCCCCGGCGAGATCGAGCTGTTTGTCGAGGACATCTACCACCTGGGCGTGCGCATCTTCGCCTACAGCGTCGACGTCGAAGAGTTCTGGCACGATCGCCTCGCCGAGGCGCGCGGCCAGGCCCCGATCGAGCCGGTCGACCCCAACGTGGAGCTGGCGATCCGCCGCTATCTGCCCCAGGCCGAGCAGAGCCCGCAGAGCTGGAGCTTCCGCCAGGTAGACGGCGCCTTCGTCGATCTCGGCTTCAAGTTCGACCGCCTGCTCGATGCGGAGGCGCCGCAGGTGCGCGGCCTCTACAACAAGGAGCGCACCACGATCTCGAACACGGCCCGCGAGCGGCGCGAGAAGAACGCGATCAAGCGCGGCGTCGTCTCGCCGCTCGACGCCGCGACGCCGCCGGCCCTGCCGGCGCCCGACGGGGCCGCGCAGGCGGCGGAGGCCACTGCCGGCCACGCGGACGAGGATGCCGAGCCGGCCTGGCCGCGTCCCGTTGGTAATGCCGCCGCCCGGCCCCAGCCGAGCGCCGCGCTCTCCACGATCAGCCGTGCGACCTTTCCCGACGCCTACGGCTGGGGCGTCGATGTCGCGACCGGGGTAAGCGCGGACACGCTGGCGCCGGACAAGCCGCGCAAGGTCAACGTCGGCGGCGTAGAGATGATGCTCGTGAACACGGAGGGGGTGGTCTGCGCCGCGGCCCGCACCTGCCCGCACCGTGGTTGGGACTTGACGCGCGGCACGGTCGAGAATGGCCTGCTCACCTGCAGCTTGCACGGGGCCCAGTTTGAGGTCTGCTCCGGCAAGGTCGTGCGCGAGCCGTACGACCCGGCCTTCAACAAAGAGAACACGCTGATGGGCAGCGTGATGGGCGCCCTCGATCCGAAGCACACGACGGACCCGATCGCCACCTATCCGACCACGGTGGCCGCAGACGGTGAGGTCCACGTTCACATCTAGGTCACGGTAAGTCACTGCGGATGCCGCGATGAACAAGCTGGTCGCCAGCGCCGAGGAGGCGGTCTCCGACATTGCCGACGGCGCCACGGTGATGCTGGGCGGCTTCGTGGGCGTGGGCGCGGCCTGGGACCTGATCCACGCCCTCGCGCGGCACGGCGCGCGCAACCTTACCTGCATCCAGACGGCGACGCGCATCGAGATGGCGCCGCTGATCGAGGCCGGTCTGGTCGGCAAAGTGATCACCTCGTTCCCCGCCTACGCCTCCGCCGATCGGATCTCACCCTTCGAGGAGCAGTACAAGCGCGGCCAGATCGAGCTGGAGCTGGTGCCGCAGGGCACGCTGGCCGAGCGCATGCGCGCCGCCGGCGCCGGCATTCCCGCCTTTTACACGGCCACCGGCGTGGGCACGCTGATTGCCGAGGGGAAGCCAACGGCCTGGTTCGACGGCCGCGAGTATCTGCTCGAACGCTGGCTGCCGGCCGACTTCGCGCTGGTCGGCGCCTTGCGGGCGGATCGCTTCGGCAACCTCGTCTACCGGCGCAGCGGGCGCAATTTCAACCACGCCATGGCCGCCGCCGCGCGGATCACCATCGCCGAGGTGCGGGAGATCGTCGAGCCGGGGCAGATCGAACCCGACGCCGTGCATACGCCGGCGGTCTACGTGCAGCGCGTCGTGCTGAGCAGCGGCGCCGGGCAGAACGGCGCCGGCCGGTGAGCGCCGCCCACCCGCGCGCCATCACCCGCGAGCTGATGGTATTGCGCGTCTGCCGCGAGCTGCGCGACGGCATGGTGGTGAATCTCGGCCTCGGCGTGCCCACGCTGCTGGCCGACGTGATTCCCGCCGATATCGACGTGCTGCTGCACGGCGAGAACGGCGTGCTTGGCTACGGTGCCTACGCGAAGCCGGAGGAGGAAGACACGGAGACGATCAACCCCGGCGGCGCCCACGTCACCTTGCGGCCCGGTGCCAGCTTCTTCGACAGCACCGAGTCGTTCGCGCTGGTGCGCGGCGGCCACGTGGACATCGCGGTGTTGGGCGCGATGCAGGTGTCGGAGCGGGGTGACCTGGCGAACTGGATGGTGCCGGCGCGCGGTGTGGGCGGCATCGGCGGCGCCATGGACCTCGCGGCCGGGGCTAAGCGGGTGATCGTGGTGATGGAGCACGTGACCAGGGACGGCCTAGCGAAGCTCGTGCGCGAGTGCAGCTATCCGCTCACGGCGCGGGCCTGCGTGCAGACGATCGTCACCGACCTGGCCGTGCTGGAGATCGTGCCGGAGGGCATGCTGCTCAAGGAGCTGGCGCCGGGCGTGAGCGCGGTGGAGGTGCAGGCCCGTTCCGAGCCGCGCCTGCTGATCGCGCCCGACCTCCGCGAGATGCGGTTCTGAGGACGCAAGCATGGTACTGAAGGCGACGCACAGTGTCAGCGTGCCAACGTACGACCAGCTCATCTGGCCCACCATCGTCGCTCTGCGCGAATTGGGTGGCTCGGGTACTAACCGCGAAATCGACCAACGTGTAATAGCGCTCGAAGGGCTATCCGAAGAGCAGCAGCTGGTGCCTCATGGCGATGGCCGGCTCACCGAGATTTCCTACCGATTGATGTGGTCACGAACGTACTTAAAGGTTGCTGGCGCACTGCAAAACAGCAGCCGCGGCGTCTGGGCGCTCACTGAAATCGGGCGAGCCTTAGCAGAGCCTGATGCCCTTGCGATTCCGCAGAAGGTTCGTGCACAGTATGCGGGCCGACCTGCCCAACGCAGGCGACCAAAACTGGCTCCGCCAGAGCTGGAGACCACTACGATCTCGACCTCGATCGGGACGCCACTGAGCAGCACGGAGTTCGAACAGTGGCGAGATTGGCTGCTTGAGGCCCTCCGTGACATGCCTCCTCCAGCCTTTGAACGATTGGCTCAGCGCCTTCTGCGCGAAGCCGGATTCGTGCGCGTCGAAGTCACAGGTCGGAGCGGAGATGGTGGGATCGACGGCATCGGCGTGCTGCAAATGCAGTTGCTCAGCTTTCAAGTCTTCTTTCAGTGCAAACGATACCGAGGCAGTGTCGGGGCCGCGGCTGTGCGTGACTTCAGGGGAGCGATGGTCGGCCGCACAGACAAAGGGATCCTCATCACTACTGGATACTTCACCGAGGACGCCAAACGTGAGGCGACCCGTGACGGGGCACCAGCGCTGGACCTCATTGACGGCGACCGCCTATGCGGTCTCCTGAAGGAGTACGCGCTGGGGGTCAGTACGCGTCAGGTCGATGCGGTGACGATCGACCCAAGTTGGTTTCAGTCACTTTAGTCATCAGGAGTCGCGTGGCCGTTGTAGAGCCTGCCGCAACCGCGCAGCGCCCTACGCCAGGTGCTCGCGGATCATTTGCGCGACACCGAGCACGCCGATCACGATTGTCGCCACGATCGCGCCCGGTGTGTGGCCGAAGACGCCCGCAAGCACGACGAACGGGATGCCCACCCCGACGATCGCGGTGATGTTGCCCGCGTCGCGCTTGTGGGCCGGCGGCGATTGGATCGCCTGCATCTGGGCCAGCCGCGTATCGATGTGACGGTCGATCTCGGCCAGGAAGGTGTCCAGGGTGGCATCGTCCAGTTGCACTGACGAGCCGAAGCCGGCGCTCGGCTGGGTGGGAAGCTGCTGCATGCGAAGCGGCCTTCGTTCAGTACCAGAAGTTCTCGACGATGTAGGTCGCGTGGCGGGCGAGCGCGACCATCGCCCGCTCGTCGTCGTCGTCGAACGGCTCACCATCCGTGCGATCGGTGATGTACATGCTGCCGCGCACCTCGCCCTTCGCCCAGATCGGCACGCCGAGCATGCGCTGCATCACCGGATGCCTGGGCGGGAAGCCGAAGGCGTAGGGATGGTTCTCCAAATCGTTGATGCGCACCGGCCTGCCGTCGCTGCGCAGACTGCCGAGCGGTCCGTGGCCGGTGGGCGGCACCTTCAGACCCTTCATCTCGGCGCGGGTCAGGCCGCTGGTGTAGAAGCCTTCGGTGCGGTCGCGTTCGTCGGTGATCGCCAGCGCGGCGTAGCGGCCTCGGGTTAGATCGCGCGCCAGGTCGCAGATCGCCTGCAAGGCGATGTCGGGCTTCTGCGGCGAGGCGAAGCGGCGGTGCAGCTCGGCCAGCCGCAGCAGCGCCTCGAATTCGCCGTCGGGCCGGGAAAGGGACGGCGACGGGGCGGCCGCCGCGCCGGAAGCGGCCACGGTGACGTGCTCGCTGCTCATACTCCCAGACTACCCCTCGCCGCAGTGCGACGCTACCTGCAAGCCTAACCCCGCCGCTCGCGGCGTCGCCCTTCCCCACAGGGGAACGGACGGCCGCGCCTGAGCGAGGCAGGGATAGGCGCCGCGCTACTGCATCACGGCGAGGACGGGCACGTCTGCCGCGGCGCTGGCAAGCACGACGGCGTCGGCGCCGCCCGCGAGCAGCAGGCGCGCGAGGCGCTCACCGGCGGCGCGGTGCGCCGGCTCGGCCTTGTTCAGCACCGGCAGCCAGCGGGCGCCGGCGGGCACGCCTTTGCGGCCGCCATCCGCATGCAGCAGTACGCGGGCAATGGCCTCCGGTGAAAGCGGCTCGCCCGGCGCCAGCCCGCTCAGTGCGGCCACGCGCTCCGGACGGTGCACCCACTCCTCGCCCAGCGGTCGACCGACGACATCGAGGCCGACGACCGCGAGCACGAGCGTGGTCGAGGCTGGAATCACCGGCTCGCCCGCGCCTGGCGCCTTGAACGGCCGGTTGCGGCTGCCGTCCGCCTCCAGCGCCAGCAGCGCCAGCTCGGGCATTGCAGCCAGCGCGTCGGCCTGGGCTGTGCTCAGCGGCAGCCAGCGGCCCTTGTCGCCGCGTCCGCTGGCCAGCGTCAGGGCGGGCGACGTGCGCAATGCCGCCGAGACGGACTGAGATGGATCGTCCTCGGGGCCCACGATCAGCAACGGCGGAGGCCGGCCGGAGCGCGGCGGCGTGAAGCGGGTGGTGCCGGCGATGACGACGGTGCGTCCGGTGGCGATGGACTCGGCGGCCAGGCGAAACAGGATCGTGGTCTTGCCGCCGCCGCCCACGATCGCCACCCGCTCGCGTGCCTGCAGCGCGAACGCCTCGCTCAGGTTCATCCACCGGGCTTCCCGCCAGCCCTCACTGATGCAGCCCGGCGGCGATCTGGATCAGCTCATCGCGCGGCACATCCGTAAGATCGGCTTCGACGATGATTTCGAGATTGTCCTTGATCAGCAGCACGCGGTGCGGCTGCGTGTTGCGGGACGAGGGGCCGAGCGCGTCGATCATCTGCCGGTTGCCCGGCCCGACGGTTCCGAACGCGTACACGCCCTGCACGCCGCCCACGTCGATGAAGGGCGAGCCGGGCGGCCTGCCGCCGGCCCGGCCGGTGCCCTCGCCCGGCTGAAAGCCGCCGCGGAAGAAGCTGCGATCGTTGGCCGCGTGCTGGCGCTCGTAGATCTGCACGAAGAGTCCGTCCGGCTTGAAGAAACTGAGCACGACGACGTTGCCGCCGTTCTCGGCCTTCACGTACTGCTCCCACGGTTGATAGTCCGCCGGCAGCGAGGCCGGGCTGAGCGGCGTGAAGCCGGCGCTGGCCTGCAGCTGGGCGAAGTCCACGAAGCGGCGCGCGCTCGAGCCCGGCGCTGGGGTGCCGGCAGTGCGCGCCGCGCTGCTGGAGCCAGTTTCGCCGACCGGTACGTTCTCGTTGTGCGCGTGGCTGGAAACGTCGAGCAGCAGCCTCGGCAGGAGGATGAAGGCCGCGACGAGCACGGCCAGCGAGGCAACGACGCCGACTGCCAGCTTCATCAGATCGAGCCCCGCCACCCACCGCGGGTCAGGCCCCGCGCCCCACTCCCAGACCGCGCTGATCACGGTTCTCGCCGCTCTCGAGCAGGCCGGCGTTCAGCGCCGCCTGCACCAGCCGCAGCTCGCCGTAGTGGTAGCCGTCGCCAAGCCGATCGAGCACCGGGCGCAGCGGCCCGCTGCCTTCACCATCCATTGCCGCCAGGATAACCGCCCGCCGCTCCGGGCCAATCAGCCGGTCGAGGTCGATCTCCGCGCCGAGCAGCAGTGCGTCGGCAAGGTGGCCGTAGACCGTCACTGCGGAGAGGCCGCGCAGCTCGCCGATCTCTTCGGGACGCTTGCCCGCGCGGTGGAACTCCAGCGTGCGTTCCACCGTTCCGGACAACCCGTTGGCGCCGCCCGCCCCGCGCCGCGGCCGCACAGCCGGCGCCGCTTCGGCCGCCTCGCCACCCGCCTGGTACTCGGCGATCGCGCGCAGGAACAATTCGCCGTATTCGTCGGCCTTGTGCTCGCCGACGCCGTTCACCTGCAGCATGGCCGCGCCGCTGGAGGGCTTGCGCGCCGCTAACTCGCGCAGCGTGCGGTCGGAGAAGATCACGTAGGGCGGCACGGCCTGCTCCAGCGCCAGCCGCCGGCGCACGGCGCGCAAGGCCTCAAACAGCGCCTCGTCGGCCGGTTCAGCCGGCTCATCGCGCGTCCCGCGATCGCGCGAGCCGGCGGCGCTGGTGGCGCGGGCCGGCGCCGGGCGGAGGAGCACGGTTCGCTTGTCGGCGCGCACGGCGTCGCCCTGCTCGGTGACGCGGATGGCGTTATACGCCTCGGTGTCGATGCGCAGGTAGCCCTCGCGCACCAGCTCGCGCACGATGTGCTGCCATTCCTCCTGCGAACGCTCCGCGCCGACGCCCCATGTCTTCAGCCGCTCGTGGCCCCAGCGCTCGGTGCGCTCGTCGGCCGTGCCGCGCAGGATCTTGACCAGGTGCGCACCGCCGAAGCGCTCACCCGTCTGGCGCGCGGCGGCGATCAGCATACGCGCCTCGATCGTGCAATCTACCGGCTCGGCGTCGGCCAGGCCGTCGCGGCAGACGTCGCAGCAGGGCGCGTTCTGGCCAGGGAACTGCTCATCGAAGTAGGCGAGCAGGGCGCGGCGGCGGCAGGCGGGGTCCGCGGCCCAGTTTGCCATCTGCCGCAGTTGCTGCACGGCGACGCGGCGCTCGGCCGGCGGCTTCTCGTCGATGAAGCGCATGACCTTGGTCACGTCGCCGTAGCTGTAGAAGAGGATGCAGTCGGCAGGATCGCCGTCGCGGCCGGCGCGGCCGCTCTCCTGGTAGTAGCCTTCCAGGTTGCGCGGCAGGTCCGCGTGCACGACGAAGCGCACGTCCGGCTTGTCGATGCCCATGCCGAAGGCGATCGTGGCGACCATGATGCGCACGTCGTCGCGGATAAAGGCGCCCTGGCGCTCGCGGCGCTCGTCCGGCTCCAGGCCGGCGTGGTAGGCGGTGGCGCTGAAGCCGTCGGCGCGCAGCTTCGCCGCGAGCTTCTCTGTGCCCTCGCGCGACTGGCAGTAGATGATGCCCGAGTCGCGCCGGCGGCCGCGCAGGTAGCGGCGCAACTGCTCGTAGGCGCTCTTCTTCGGCCGCACCTCGTAAAACAGGTTGGCGCGGTTGAAGCTGGCTCGGAACTGAGCGGCGTGCTTGAGACCGAGCTGCGCGACGATGTCCTGCTGCACGCGCGCCGTGGCCGTGGCGGTGAAGGCGGCGAACGGCGTTTCGGGGAACACCTGGCGCAGCCGCTTCAGCTCGCGGTAGTCGGGGCGGAAGTCGTGGCCCCACTCGGAGATGCAGTGCGCTTCGTCGATGGCGAAGCGGGCGACGCCGGTGTTGCCCAGCAGGTTCAAGAAGCCAGGGCTGGCGAAGCGTTCCGGCGCGACGTAGAGCAGCTTCACGTCGCCGCGCGCCACGGCCCGGCGACGGCGGTCCATCTCGCCCAGGTCGAGCGAGCTGTTGATGAACGTCGCGGCAACGCCGAGCGCGGTGAGCTGATCGACCTGGTCCTGCATCAGCGCGATCAGCGGCGAGACGACGACGGTCATGCCCTCGAGCAGGAGCGCCGGCAACTGGTAGCAGAGCGACTTGCCGCCGCCGGTGGGCATCAGCACGAAGGTATCGCGCCCGGCCAGCACCGCGCCGACGATCTCCTCCTGCAGCGGCCGGAACGAGCCGTAGCCAAAGGTGGCGCGCAGGACTGACAGGGCACGCTCGCGCCGCGGGGCAGAAAGTTCGGTCATGGCGATCGGATCTTAACGAGACGGGCGGCCGCGCGGCAATCGCCGGCAGGGTGCGCCATCAGCGCGCGGCCCGCGCAGGCTGCCGGATCTCCGCCAGCGCCGCGGCCGTCGGCAAGATCTCGATGCCCATGTTGCGCATGTCGAAGAGGTTGGCCTGCTGCACGGCGTCGGTGGCCGAGGCGGTCGCATCGCTGAGCACGACGCACTCGTAGTCCAGCGCGTTGGCGTCGACGGCGCTGCCGCGGATGCAGTTCGGCGTCTGCACGCCGCAGAGATAGAGCCGCTCAACGCGCAGCCGGCGCAGCAGCGCATCCAGGTCGGTGCCGAAGAAGGCGCTCCAGCGGCGCTTGACGATCTCGTACTCGCCGGGCTGCAGGCGCAGGCCGTCCACCAGGTCGCTGCCGGGGCTCTGCACCAGGAACGGCCGCTCGGCGAACAGCGCCTGGCGCGAGCGGTCCACGTCGCTGCCGT encodes:
- the recQ gene encoding DNA helicase RecQ gives rise to the protein MTELSAPRRERALSVLRATFGYGSFRPLQEEIVGAVLAGRDTFVLMPTGGGKSLCYQLPALLLEGMTVVVSPLIALMQDQVDQLTALGVAATFINSSLDLGEMDRRRRAVARGDVKLLYVAPERFASPGFLNLLGNTGVARFAIDEAHCISEWGHDFRPDYRELKRLRQVFPETPFAAFTATATARVQQDIVAQLGLKHAAQFRASFNRANLFYEVRPKKSAYEQLRRYLRGRRRDSGIIYCQSREGTEKLAAKLRADGFSATAYHAGLEPDERRERQGAFIRDDVRIMVATIAFGMGIDKPDVRFVVHADLPRNLEGYYQESGRAGRDGDPADCILFYSYGDVTKVMRFIDEKPPAERRVAVQQLRQMANWAADPACRRRALLAYFDEQFPGQNAPCCDVCRDGLADAEPVDCTIEARMLIAAARQTGERFGGAHLVKILRGTADERTERWGHERLKTWGVGAERSQEEWQHIVRELVREGYLRIDTEAYNAIRVTEQGDAVRADKRTVLLRPAPARATSAAGSRDRGTRDEPAEPADEALFEALRAVRRRLALEQAVPPYVIFSDRTLRELAARKPSSGAAMLQVNGVGEHKADEYGELFLRAIAEYQAGGEAAEAAPAVRPRRGAGGANGLSGTVERTLEFHRAGKRPEEIGELRGLSAVTVYGHLADALLLGAEIDLDRLIGPERRAVILAAMDGEGSGPLRPVLDRLGDGYHYGELRLVQAALNAGLLESGENRDQRGLGVGRGA
- a CDS encoding isochorismatase family cysteine hydrolase, encoding MNRALIVIDMQNDFCLPTADLFVAGAPACTPRVIEAVSGFRAAGVPIVWVTRRHRPDGSDVDRSRQALFAERPFLVQSPGSDLVDGLRLQPGEYEIVKRRWSAFFGTDLDALLRRLRVERLYLCGVQTPNCIRGSAVDANALDYECVVLSDATASATDAVQQANLFDMRNMGIEILPTAAALAEIRQPARAAR